The genomic stretch TTGTGTGGAAGAGGTAGGTGAGGTCGGTGGCGAGGGATGTCTGGCGGCACATCTGTAGGTCTAATAACATAACCTCCACAGGAAcctctttttcattatatctGAAACGTAAGACGAATTCGCTATTAGAAATAACCCTTGTAGATGTCTCTGTGTTAATACAACCTTAAAATCAAtaatgtgaaaaagaaagaaacatttatAAGTACCTGAAGAGCATATTATTGTTCCAGGAGTCACCGTGGCACAGCACGTCAAAAGACGGGACTCTTTTAGAAATGATGTCCAGTATCTCTAACACTCTCCCCTTGTTTCTGCTGAGCCAGTTCTCCGCCACTTCGTACCCTCCCACTTTATTCAGCATATCTTTAACTGTGTCCATCTGCTTAGAAAATGTCTTATACAATACATCCCTTGCGTCATCAGCATAGTTCAGCCAATCCAGATTCAGGACTGGGTACTTGTCGGCAAGGTCTGGGATCTTGGCCTTGAGGAGGTATGAGGCTGCGTGGAGTCTGGCCAGTTCCTCGAGGACGAGCTTGGTGTGGGCGACGTCCATGCCTTTCTTGCGGTCGAACATCCTGAATCCTCTGGGCCGAAAGTCCTCCAGGAAGACAACCTCTTGATATTCTTTTAAGGAAGCGTGGAAACACCGAGGAACTCTTAGAGGAGTTTGGCCAGCTTCTTGTAACTGTGACTGGATTTCATGCACCAGATATTGGTAAAAAAGGGTTTCCTTTCTAAACATAACGCAAGCGAACTTTTCAAATGCTTTAAAAGATCTGGGGTTGTACTTTATTACATAAGAAGCCTTATGGTCTGTTTCACAAATCGTGTAATTCACAATAACTCTGGCCACAAGCGTCGCGTAGTTGTCTCCTTTCTTGGTGCATTCCTGGACCGTGAAGGAGACGAGGCGAGCGTCGCTTCCCTTGTCGTTCTTGAGCGCCGCCTCGACACTCTCCTGCGTGATCTCGCTCGGACGGAATTCTGCTGCTGCATCGTTGGTCTCCACTGGAAGATCGGAATAAAATGGAATATGTAAAAGGAAATAACCAACGTGATCTCTtatgaaaagtaaacaaacatacattataATGCCATATTCATTcttcactttgtgtgtgtgtgtgtgtgtgtgtgtgtgtgtgtgtaaatgtatggcaTGCACATAAGCACGATATGTGCAAGCCATTTGACCAGAAGACCACTTGTGTTCCATGTTGGACTCAATGTCAATTTGGAACCATCACCTCATCGGGGCCTAGATGGCGATTCACCCCCCTTGTCACggccggataaatctgacactccagtCTGCGGAGGCAAGCGCCACCCAGGAAGGAGCTGCTGAAGAAAAGGGCATTCTCCAAACCTCGGCAGAAGGAGTCCAGCTCGCATCCACTCACCTTGAACCGGATGAAGTCGAAATCCACGGCCACTTTCACTATCGGCCTTTAGTCCATTGCTCgtgtcgttcacacacacacgtgtgtctgtgagtatgtatgtatgtgtgtatatatatatatatatatatatatatatatatatatatatatattcacatttacatacatacctgtatactatgtgtgtataaacacatatatgttttataatatgtgtatatatatgcatatgtatatataattatatatacatatatatgtatgcattatataaatacacacacacatatatatgccactAACAAACTTCATACTCACTTGTCTCCGAAGGTGAAGAGGAACCCGATTCGAAGGCTGCCCGGATGCCTCTGCATTGCCGTTGGCTTGGTTGATCAGGCTGGGTACGTGGCCTTCTAGTTGCCAGGCAAGTTTAGATGCAGACTCGTCCTCCGTTTTCTCATCCAAGAAACATTGActttatttcctatatttttatctagttatttattacttttacatttccaactccttttatttccttttccctttcaagtCTGGAGAAGGTTTGGCTATTGGATCGATAGTTTTAGTGACCAAATTTACATTCAAGAATTTCTTCGTATGATATCGTTTGCTGTGTGACTGCTTTTCCTGAATGTATGTGCTTTATAGCTCTTCTGTTCCTGCTGTAGTTCGTACAAAATATTCAAAGTGATGGAAGCACTGATACAAATTTGTGAACATTTCTACTCTTGTGTTCATTGAGAAATGTTTTTACTTCTAATACTATGAGATAAATGATGATGGTGGCTATGACAAAAGATAACATGCAAgggatacacacgtacacaatatTACTTGTCAGGCATTCCTTCACAACCGAAATATAAACTACGAAATTTATTCTTGTTTTGGAAAATTTCTACAGTGCGAAAACCATGACCTTCACAAATGAGCTCAAAGGATATCGTAAATGCAAAGATGCATAGGATTTTCGACCGCGTTGCTGTTGTAATTGGCCCTAAGTTTGCTTGCCGGAAGAGAATGCTATACTCAGTGAATCGAGTGACGAGTGCATCCCTTTGCTAAAGTGGTTGCATAAAGCCTGATAATACGTTTTAAAAGACCAGGAATTCCGACACTACAGCTCCCTTACCTTAATGACTGGCGAGGACTGTTTCTCGTTAGCATGGTGTTCAGCCGATACATGTAGGAATGTtccatatttatttgtctaattTCAGATGAGAATAATAACTAACAAAAGTTTCCTTAGAGAAAACCAGCATTGTGTGTAAATAGAGTAGTAATTATTGATACATGCTTGGGGTTGTATAATTACTTTCCATTACTACTAATTATGCAAAATGTTGATAATCAACTTTTCCCTTCATTATTTACGTGGATATAAGGAAATATATGTCACTAAAATTATAAACAGCCAATATTTTCACTATATGAAAATCATAATCCTACAGTACATATGCGGAATTCTCAAAGTGGTAAAAAGTAGATCAAgttaaacaagttttttttttttttttttttttttggggggggggggggctgctacaTTTAAATAGATCTTCAATGAATGTAATTGAAAcaaaagtttatatttatattcttctatttcctcttcacaTATTTCTTTTCTAAAAAACATACAATTTCAGTCTTTAATAGTTCGGTGAAATTAATaatttagtatataaatataataccttAAACATTCAGCAATCGcaaaactgagaaagagagagaaagagagagaagagagagagagagagagagagagagagagagagagagaaggaggagagaggagagagagagagagagagaggagagagagagagagagagaggagagagagagagagggggggggtggagggaaggagggaaggaaggagggagggagggtgggagggagagaggtacaagaaaggagggaggcggagagaagtagagagagagggagggagggagagaacgatagagtaaaggagggagcaaggaaggaagtaagagagagagagagagagagagagagagagagaggagagagaggagagagagagagagagggggggggggagtgggagaggaaaagaaagagggagggagagagaaagagagaactaattATTTTCTAGGATACAGATACCAGCGCGTTTATCGTTCAGCCACTAATTACCCCTAACATAGTATCAATTACCCCCAGCAAACACAAACAGTAAGGAGGAATGAGAACTTGACCCTTGGCTGTTCCCGGCCATGGAAGGTCTTCACAAATTATGCGTTCTTATTGTCAGTCTAAACAAGGGAAGGCAAATCAtgtatcttgtttctttttttactcttttttttgtttgttttccaccatggagttgttgttgtttttttgtcattgttagttTACTTAGGCATGTGCTTTCATTGTTTGTTTTCGTTAACACTGATCTTTCAATACCATCTCTATAGAACACCGATCCTGGCAGAGAAAATTGTTGGAATGTCGGCTGTTATTCAGttagtaaaaaaatatttgtattcgAGAGTAAATAGCAAGAAGAAAAATCATATGTCTAAAGTATCTAGAGGtgaatatcattataaaatttGATTTCGTTTTATCATCAACGATACCCATTGAAtaatttcttcatccttttcactAGTCAATAACAGCCTCGCTCATCATTTCATCGAACGTCGACAGAAACCTGGACTTAATTAGAGGATTCTGCGGCaaactctctttcgctttctgtctcCACTTCTGCAAAAAGTCCTCGCCTAAGGGGACATCCGAAGCGTCCGTCAGGATCATAGGAACGTCCATGATAGCAAAGTACAGCCCGTATTTTAACCTCTTCTTGTATTCATCCTTCAACTCTTCGAAGCTGAAAGGCATATCGGCACCACAAGCAGCCACCGTGTCCGCAAAGGAGGCGTGGTAAGCTTTCAAAAACGTCTCCAAGTTCGGTTTTCTGACGTGGTTGTCGAGGCTCGTGTAGAAGAGGTTGGAGAGGTCCGTCCCCGGGGAGGCCATGCGAACCATTTGTAGGTCGATGACTGCTACCTCGACGGGAGTTTCGCCGTCGTacctgagggagagaaaaaatttatatatgcatacgtgtgtgtgtgtgtgtgtgtgtgtgtgtgtgtgtgtgtgtgtgtgcgtgcgtgcgtgcgtgcgtgcgtgcgtgcgtgcgtgagtgcgtgcgcgcgtgcgtgtgtgcgtgtgtgtgtgtgtgcatatatatatatatatatatatatatatatatatatatatatattatatttatatatatatatatatatatttgtgtatatatacgtatatatatatgcatatatataaatatgtatatacacatatgtgtatatatttatatatgcatacatatatattgttggaAAGTTTTAACCCTCATGGGTCAACGCTCATGGGTTAAAACTTTCCAACAATTTCCTTGCTTCAaaaaaatgtgcacacacacacacgcacttacatataAGGCATGTCTTCGAAGGTGCAGGCAGCGGAAACGGTATtgggtgtgccccccccccccccccccccccccccatgttcagGTCTCTGTAATCTTCAACGATAAAGAGTCAAGACAtttaaccactatcactgtcCAACCAGTCATTATATGGAGGTATCCAAAgccttttacattatatatataaatcatcatcatcattttggggctaacgccggaaggagcgcatagccgcatccacctttcattttcacctacgagggtcccgtcatggcgagccgccaggctggggcccggcccatctctagttcctcacgacaggtttgatcgatctgcccaagccacgaccttctcggtcgtcccacaggcctcctccacccagggttgtctcggacagacacTTCGatattttcaccacaagcacgtaccgactgcacagggtctactagcaggcccccaaaatcctggatcttggtcttggtccaggagacctctagccccaggggctttgcttcattgctaaatgcatcaagagccgccac from Penaeus chinensis breed Huanghai No. 1 chromosome 40, ASM1920278v2, whole genome shotgun sequence encodes the following:
- the LOC125047234 gene encoding uncharacterized protein LOC125047234, whose translation is METNDAAAEFRPSEITQESVEAALKNDKGSDARLVSFTVQECTKKGDNYATLVARVIVNYTICETDHKASYVIKYNPRSFKAFEKFACVMFRKETLFYQYLVHEIQSQLQEAGQTPLRVPRCFHASLKEYQEVVFLEDFRPRGFRMFDRKKGMDVAHTKLVLEELARLHAASYLLKAKIPDLADKYPVLNLDWLNYADDARDVLYKTFSKQMDTVKDMLNKVGGYEVAENWLSRNKGRVLEILDIISKRVPSFDVLCHGDSWNNNMLFRYNEKEVPVEVMLLDLQMCRQTSLATDLTYLFHTSLEGHVRKTNLDTFLDTYFSAFLGVTEAGKTAVPFSRQELRQEYKNHLEYGLLLALMVTVVVICEGDINKEDREGFSNSVRDVLDGLVSTSPILRPRFLCMFDEMMENGIIQ